A segment of the Juglans regia cultivar Chandler chromosome 15, Walnut 2.0, whole genome shotgun sequence genome:
CCATAGGGAATACCTGATGCAGGACTTCCGCTTGAAAATAGTAGTCACGTGGTCTATCTTACTATGATAATGGTTTCTACCAAGGATGCAAGTCATGTACACTGTATGGGCATTGGAGGAAGTATAATTCATATGTAATAGAGATCTTAGCCTGAATGGTTTCCTGAGAAGTTAAGCTATATTGATTCTCTAGATTGCCTTTATAAGAGACTATTGTAGATTACCGCACGTATTCTTTCAGATAtgctttaaatttaaatatgacTAAATTCTTTTAAATCAACTTCCAAAGCATGGACAATGCAAGAGCATGTTTTTCTGCAATGGAGAAATAGAAAAGAGGCACATTGGTGAGCCATGTTAATAATAAATGACATTGCTGATGGTGGGAATATGTTCCATTTTGCAACTCTCTCTTtaattatgttttcaaaaactATATTACTAGGTATCTAGTATTTCATACACTTGCTGCAGAGTCCATAGAGCCATCCATTGATCAATTTTAAAGAAGTGGATATAGGTTTAGTTTCAAGGTGGAAGCACACATTTTGAAACCCCTTGTTGCAAGTGAAGGCAGGATTGGCCAGAATATTTTGAAGTTTCTGGCACGATATGTTAAAATATTAGGAATCTTACTTTgctaaaaaaagttaaaattgtaTGTTTTTGGGTATGTGCATCTAGGTTTTGGGTCTTTTGGAGTCATCATTAGCTCCAAATCATACATTGATAGTGATTGATGCTCTccaattatttgaaattcataAAGGAAGTAACAGAAAGCCAAACACTACTCCATGAGGTTGTAAGCGTTTTCATTTTTGTGCCAATTTCTAGCTTCTAACCTGTATTCAAGTCTCTAAAGACAACCACAGATCCTGCATGAAATTTGGTCTCTGATCTCCTGTCGTACGCCATGCACTTGTTATCGGGGTTAGTGTCATGAAATTAACAAGTTGTATGTTGATGAAGTGGAAAAGTATGTAAATCTCTGTTGTCTGTTTTACATAGTTATTAGGTACTCTTGAAGTATATATCTGGTACCCTGATCCTATCATAGAATGCTATATCACTAAACTGTATGTGCCATATGTATCTTATAAAGAGTAGTTATTAGGTAGTTTCGAAGTACATATGCAGTACTCACATCCTATCATAGTATGCTATGTCATTAAAAGTTAGTGCTTATTCTAAGTAGTTTTTAATGGCATGGCATTTTATGATAGGATGATAGTATCACATCTCCACACTCCAGGAGTacctaataatttttcatacacATATATGactatttgaattaatttgttTCTGACATTTTCTTTAGATCGTGATTCTCAATTAAAGGATGATGAACGACTTGCTCAAGCTATACAAGAGAGCCTAAATGCGGAGTCTCTTCCTCGATACGAATATGGAAATGCATATCAACCTGCCCCTGTTGACTTCCCTCCGGGGTTAAGGTATATTACTTCTGTTTTAAATCGATGTATCATCTCAATCTTCTGTTCTAGTTTGTTTAATTCCTCATTGTTTCCACGCGAGTGCTTTCTTCAACCATGTTTGTATTGAatgttccttttctttttttatgggtGTGTATTGAATGTTCCTTGACAAGCATGAACTAAAGCTAATGAgtgcaattatcatttctcgtctatttttaactttttgacatttaaaattatagatCTAGCTTTTGTTGGGGCTTAATAAGTATATGAGAACCATAATCAAAGAATGTCTTTCTAtcttttaggttttaaatttttggttttaCTGTAGGGTTTGTGCTGGTTGCTATGCTGAGATTGGTTATGGACAATATCTGAATTGCCTGAATGCAGTTTGGCATCCTGAATGCTTCCGGTGCCATGCTTGCAACCTACCGATATCTGATTATGAGGTAAAAAAACACCCAAGTAACTTTCATAGCACTCTAGTTTGTCACTAATTCTGTTATTGCTTTTTTACTGTACGTGTAGTTTGAATTTTCCGTATCTATTCTTTTTGTTGCTTACAGTTCTCTACGTCTGGGAATAAACCATACCATAAATCTTGCCACAAGGAGAATCACCACCCCAAATGTGATGTTTGCAAGAAATTTGTAAGTATCTCTGTACTAAGCCATATATTTATCAATTCTGATTTTTCATAAGCTGGTTCTGCTTCACCTTTTGTGTTGGTTGCCAAGAAGAATAGAAGGGTTTTCCTTACCTGTCAATCATCCTAGTTGAAGCTAAACGATTAAAAATTGGTACAAAACAGGTTATAATACTAAAATGTCACAAAAATGACTTTTCAGTTCCTGGAGGAGAGGGAAAGCTGCAAATGCAGGTTGAAATTTATATAGGTTCTCTCAATTTCTTCTACATATCCCTTGAGTAATATAACGTGTCTACCTATGACAGGCACAATCTCAGCCCTTACATTTGTCGGAAAATATGCCATGCACCCATAGGGTTTAGTACTTTTGGTTTTTTAGTCAAGTCTTAGAAAGCGAGCATATGAGAACccagtttttaacttttaattttaaagccCTTTTACAGTTTTTTAGATGCAAGTACATTTATACcctcccaaaaagaaaaaagaaagctttgAGCAACTACACGTAGTGGAATGCGGCAGTGGGATCCCCCCTCCGCCTGCCCGCAGCCCCACTGTGCCACTCACCAAGGTGAGATTTCTCCCACTTGTACCCCATGAGGTGAATCACCAGCAGGGGGTGGGTGAAGATTCCCCCCACCTTGGCATTGGGGGTGGAAGGAGTTTCTCCTACCTCTCTTGTGGCCCACATTTTCAGCATTATACCTCAACACAGGGGTTTGTTGTTGGGGGTGGGAGGGACTGCTTGGCCTGCTTTGGGGGGATGGTCGCTACTCCAGTGTGGGGTGGCCTGCTTTTAAAGTTAAGGTCTCAGAACCCAAAAATGTCAAACCACAAGAGATATAGGAGTATGACATTATTTTCccaaattttatgttttgatcAGTATTTTTAGTTGACAAACTGAACTCTGATCCATTCACCTGAATATATCTGAGAATGGTTGCTTCTTACTTGAGCTTAGTCAACTGACCAACATTGGAGGAACCTCATATAGCAATAAAGTGAGATCTTACCGTGGTGTGTCATGTTTGAAAGATCAAAACCAAAATATTTCAATCAAGTGACACATCCTGatcaatttctttcttctttagaTAGATTACTTCTTGTAAGTTGGTGTTGGTttcttcaattatatatatcttttcgACAGATTCCAACAAACCCTGCTGGTCTAATTGAATATAGGGCACATCCATTTTGGGTCCAAAAATACTGCCCTTATCATGAACATGATGGCACTCCTCGGTGTTGCAGCTGTGAGCGAATGGAGGTCTGTGATTGAAAAACTTTTATCTGCCAAAATGACTGTAAACCAGAAAAGTATCCTTGCAAAAACTAAATGGCATGATATATTTGTTCATTATATGCAGCCGCGAGACACAACATATGTTGCCCTTAACGATGGTCGGAAGCTCTGTCTGGAGTGTCTGGACTCTGCAATTATGGATTCCAATGAATGCCTACCCCTCTATACTGATATACAACAGTTTTATGAAGGTTTACATATGAAAGTGGAGCAGCATGTTCCATTACTCTTGGTTGAAAGACAAGCACTAAATGAAGCAAGAGAAGGAGAAAAGAATGTAAGGGAAAATGCATTGAAACTATTTAATATCAGCTATTATATGCACGGTATTTCTCCTGGGATGCCAGACATAACATGAAAGTCCCCGACACTCATGTCTGATGACTACTTGAGCAAATACCAAGAGTCCACCCTAATTTACATAGGAAACTGTGCAAAAGTGAATAATACTTGGGGCTtcattttgagatgagatgagaaatctgtgaatagtagtgaatagtttgtgaatagtagtgaaatggtttgagttaaaatgttttatggggttttggaaaatgagagagagaaagttgaataaaaaaaattataaagttaaaatattgttaaaatataatttttgttttgggatttgaaaaagttgaattgttttttgtattttgtttggaagtttgggaaagttgtaaatAATTagctaatgattagatgaaaaagttgaaaatttgaaattgtaaagTGTTTGTACTTGAGtgatatttgaatgttgagatgagatgagatgggttgagaccatcttaacatccaaataggGCCTTACTCTAATCTTAGTAATTACTATTTGGtaagtgttttaattttttttgtctgaaGTGTTCTTACCTTAGACAGCACAGAATCCTCGTATACTAATTTGTCCCCTATGGTTATCGACATGTACACACAAAGTCTGTCATTCGAGTAATTAGACATGTTTTTCTTACAGTTGATTCAGAAGAGCATGTCTGTACATGTCCAAATtggaatttatttgttttttcttggcCAGGGCCATTATCACGTGCCTGAGACCAGAGGACTCTGCCTTTCTGAGGAGCAAACTATCAGCACTGTAAGGATTTTTTTAGAAATCTTCACTAGAATTATACACAGGGATATACAGAGCTGCATTATGATTATTTGTTTATGCTGggcaatttatcttattttttccatGTAAATCTCCAGGTTTTAAGGCGACCAAGGATTGGGGCAGGAAATCGAGCGATGAATATGATAACAGAGCCCTACAAACTACGTCGTCATTGTGAGGTCACCGCAATTCTCATATTGTATGGTCTTCCAAGGTATTGAATCTTTGTTTCTACAACTTGTTCTTGAAGGAAGCTCATGCCAAACTCAATAgaataaatggatttttaaATACATCTATTCAAATTTCTTAGGAGTAATATGACAGGGTTCAAAATAAGTCCAGATCAAATGGTTACTAAAAGAACTTTTTCCTTGATGATAGGAGCTCCAAAAATAGCATGATCAAATGCATTTATTTCTACGTAAAATGACTTCACTGCTACTTGGGTTATCATAGAACGAGAACTACATTTTAACAAGTGCTACCTTCTAATGAATCATGTCAGGGGGCTGGGGGGAGAAATGAGTCATTCTTCTCAAAGATGCTACAGCCCTACTACCGTTATtgatttccttctttatttctAGGTTCCGTGAACCTTGGTGAATTTGTGAAAACcgtacaaactttaaaataaaaataatattaaaaaatgatatttaaataatatttaaattttataatacttttattgaatttttttcttcttatattaaaaaattaaataaaataccttATCCTAAATCATTGCAATAGTATTCCCTTGACTATATATACTCAGTTCCAACGATCACAATACTCTGTTTACACGAAACATAAAAAGTTTGGTGGAACAGAACCCGCACCCATGAATATTTTTGTACACTTTCCACgtcaataacataaaaaattctaGTATTAAAATCTTTTCAAGAAAATGTGTCTTTGCCAAACACGATTTGAGGCGTTAGAGTATTGTTATTGGATCAGTCAAATGTCTATTCAAAGAAAACACATGATCAATTTTATCCCAATactcaaattgaaaataataactTTGTTCTGCAATCAAAGTTAACAAGTTGACAGAAAAGATGGTTAGCCCTGAACAATCAGCAAACACTGCAGAAATTACTCTCTccccccctcctctctctctctctctctctttctctctctctctaagtaaTTGTTGAATCCAAGTACCCAACACCAATCTGCccttttaccacttgagccaataCACAGTAGCCTCATGGAAGTTGCTTGACAAAAGCATGTTGCTTTTAAAGTTTTGTTGtctatattttttgtgttaatgcATTCATGATCATCATACGGCACGTGATTTTCCATGAAAGCAT
Coding sequences within it:
- the LOC108991703 gene encoding protein DA1-like — protein: MGWLSKIFKGSGHKDSEEHFHANYGGDSNYYAPASSGDMWAESPNEDMDRAIALSLLEESQKGKNVIDRDSQLKDDERLAQAIQESLNAESLPRYEYGNAYQPAPVDFPPGLRVCAGCYAEIGYGQYLNCLNAVWHPECFRCHACNLPISDYEFSTSGNKPYHKSCHKENHHPKCDVCKKFIPTNPAGLIEYRAHPFWVQKYCPYHEHDGTPRCCSCERMEPRDTTYVALNDGRKLCLECLDSAIMDSNECLPLYTDIQQFYEGLHMKVEQHVPLLLVERQALNEAREGEKNGHYHVPETRGLCLSEEQTISTVLRRPRIGAGNRAMNMITEPYKLRRHCEVTAILILYGLPRLLTGSILAHEMMHAWLRLKGYPSLSQDVEEGICQVLALMWLDSKLKSGSVSNLASASSSSSAPKRDMISQFERTLGEFFKHQIESDGSPVYGDGFRAGQRAVGKYGLQETLNHIWRTGSFPH